In Candidatus Gastranaerophilales bacterium, one DNA window encodes the following:
- the ubiE gene encoding bifunctional demethylmenaquinone methyltransferase/2-methoxy-6-polyprenyl-1,4-benzoquinol methylase UbiE, whose amino-acid sequence MQTKPNINRIFNDLAKNYDKLNNIISLGLHLNIKKQAVKNVPLKDDFKVLDICTGTGDVAIYIAKNITKNGKVTGIDFSEPMLAIAKRKASNLKNIEFLNADAMALPFEDNEFDACFISFGLRNLPDYKQALLEMKRVTKNGGFVVNLDTGKPQGFLKFFYQIYFFKIMPALGRFFHGNASPYEYLAKSSKSFPSSKELVSMFEELGLKEVKSVNFLFGAISQQIGEV is encoded by the coding sequence ATGCAGACAAAACCAAATATTAACCGAATATTCAACGACCTTGCCAAAAACTACGACAAGTTAAACAACATCATTTCTTTAGGTTTACACCTGAACATAAAAAAACAGGCTGTTAAAAATGTGCCGTTGAAAGATGATTTTAAAGTTTTAGACATTTGTACAGGCACAGGAGATGTTGCAATTTATATTGCCAAAAACATAACCAAGAACGGGAAAGTAACCGGCATAGACTTTTCAGAACCAATGCTTGCAATAGCAAAACGAAAAGCCTCTAACCTTAAAAACATTGAATTCCTTAATGCTGATGCAATGGCTTTACCGTTTGAAGATAATGAATTTGACGCTTGTTTTATCAGCTTCGGACTTAGGAATTTGCCTGATTATAAACAAGCCCTGCTTGAAATGAAACGCGTTACTAAAAACGGCGGCTTTGTTGTCAATCTTGATACCGGAAAACCGCAGGGATTTTTGAAATTCTTTTATCAAATATATTTTTTCAAAATCATGCCTGCATTGGGTAGATTTTTCCATGGAAATGCAAGCCCGTATGAATATCTGGCAAAATCAAGTAAAAGTTTTCCCTCATCAAAAGAACTCGTTTCTATGTTCGAAGAATTAGGACTGAAAGAAGTTAAAAGCGTTAATTTTTTGTTTGGGGCAATATCACAGCAAATTGGCGAAGTCTAA